The Roseibaca calidilacus genome has a window encoding:
- the tilS gene encoding tRNA lysidine(34) synthetase TilS, translating into MSDLADRVARNLDALLPNPPKALGVAVSGGGDSLALMHLASLWAARQGCALHIASVDHGLRPEAAQECALVARHAAGLGAPHDILPWAWDGRGNLQDRARHARQDLLRNWAQTRGVSHIALGHTRDDQAETLLMRLQRGSGVDGLAGMAPARPDGPVTWLRPLLDIRREALRDHLRRMGWDWAEDASNLDPAYERVRTRQAISALGLDVDRLAETAAHMAAARQVLDHAATQAARDIIAQDQGDLVFARERLSALPSDTRERLVAAALCWVGQSPYRPRLAALRAALDRPRATLHGCLLVQRGDSLRICREWNAVADIAAPCPGPWDGRWQIDGPEPDGAEIRALGPEGAAQTDRSAWRLPRESILSSPAIWQDKRLIAAPLAGMPREFRANCRVLPPDWPASHHAH; encoded by the coding sequence TTGAGCGATCTGGCTGACCGGGTTGCGCGCAATCTGGATGCGCTGCTGCCAAACCCGCCCAAGGCGTTGGGCGTGGCAGTATCGGGGGGCGGCGATTCCCTTGCGCTAATGCATTTGGCAAGCCTTTGGGCTGCGCGGCAGGGCTGCGCGCTGCATATTGCCAGTGTCGATCATGGCTTGCGCCCAGAGGCCGCGCAAGAATGCGCCCTTGTCGCGCGCCATGCCGCGGGCTTGGGCGCGCCGCATGATATTCTGCCTTGGGCGTGGGATGGTCGCGGCAATCTGCAAGACCGCGCGCGACATGCCCGGCAAGACTTGCTGCGCAATTGGGCGCAAACGCGCGGTGTCAGCCATATCGCACTTGGGCATACCCGCGACGATCAGGCGGAAACGCTGCTGATGCGGTTGCAGCGCGGCTCTGGCGTGGACGGGCTGGCGGGCATGGCGCCCGCGCGCCCCGATGGCCCCGTGACATGGCTGCGCCCGCTACTGGACATCCGCCGCGAGGCCTTGCGCGACCATTTGCGCCGCATGGGTTGGGATTGGGCCGAAGATGCAAGCAATCTGGACCCCGCCTATGAGCGCGTGCGCACCCGGCAGGCCATTTCAGCGCTGGGGCTGGATGTGGACCGCTTGGCCGAAACTGCAGCACATATGGCCGCGGCGCGCCAGGTTCTGGACCATGCCGCCACGCAAGCCGCGCGCGACATAATCGCGCAGGATCAGGGCGATCTTGTCTTTGCGCGCGAAAGGCTAAGCGCACTGCCCTCTGACACACGCGAAAGGCTGGTTGCTGCGGCCTTGTGCTGGGTGGGCCAATCGCCCTATCGCCCAAGGCTGGCGGCGCTGCGCGCCGCGCTTGACCGCCCGCGCGCCACGCTGCATGGCTGCCTGTTGGTGCAACGCGGCGACAGCCTGCGCATCTGCCGCGAATGGAACGCGGTGGCAGATATCGCGGCCCCCTGCCCCGGCCCTTGGGATGGGCGCTGGCAGATTGACGGCCCGGAACCAGATGGCGCAGAAATCCGCGCCTTGGGGCCCGAGGGGGCCGCACAAACCGACAGGTCTGCATGGCGGCTGCCACGAGAGTCGATCCTGTCCAGCCCAGCAATCTGGCAAGACAAACGTCTGATTGCCGCGCCACTGGCCGGGATGCCCCGCGAATTTCGGGCAAATTGCCGCGTATTGCCACCCGATTGGCCTGCATCCCATCACGCACATTGA